From Rhinatrema bivittatum chromosome 5, aRhiBiv1.1, whole genome shotgun sequence, the proteins below share one genomic window:
- the NUDT18 gene encoding 8-oxo-dGDP phosphatase NUDT18 isoform X2, translated as MDAGQLETELQAVLDGHGLPVPDTYDAAPESLEPVVLRKNVCYIVLGILLNEQGEVLMIQEAKRACYGKWYLPAGRMELGETILEALKREVKEETGLECEPGTLLVVEERGPCWIRFTFLAEPKGGFLKAAQDADAESLQAKWWDRESPLPLRGKDILPLIDVAVRYRANPWHPITLPKEMPCSVISQRVVATFVNSSKDLWVLQNTVGKPHLPVTVCNMSPTELRSSIKVAIYRLIKQCILLPQVQLKTHGILGLQHLGKDPVVKCDGVCFNVLVTVTHANQRLCDTPPELHGEDFQWLRVEEGTLKSALLQRLSTFAVVPIYS; from the exons ATGGATGCCGGGCAGCTGGAAACAGAGCTGCAGGCGGTGTTGGACGGACACGGGCTGCCGGTGCCTGACACGTATGATGCGGCTCCGGAGTCGCTGGAGCCCGTGGTGCTGCGGAAGAACGTCTGCTACATTGTGCTGGGCATCCTGCTGAACGAGCAG GGAGAAGTGCTGATGATACAGGAAGCCAAGCGTGCCTGTTACGGGAAGTGGTACCTGCCTGCTGGCAGAATGGAGCTTGGCGAGACCATCTTGGAAGCCCTGAAGAGAGAGGTGAAGGAGGAGACTGGGCTGGAGTGTGAGCCTGGGACGCTGCTGGTCGTTGAGGAGCGAGGGCCCTGCTGGATCCGCTTCACCTTCCTGGCAGAGCCCAAAG GTGGTTTCCTGAAGGCGGCTCAGGATGCTGATGCTGAATCTCTGCAAGCCAAATGGTGGGACCGTGAATCTCCACTCCCTCTGAGAGGCAAGGACATTCTCCCCCTCATTGATGTTGCTGTGCGCTACCGGGCCAACCCCTGGCACCCTATCACCCTGCCAAAGGAAATGCCTTGTTCGGTGATCAGTCAGCGAGTTGTAGCGACATTTGTCAACAGCAGCAAAGACTTGTGGGTTTTGCAGAACACGGTGGGGAAACCCCACCTGCCTGTAACAGTGTGTAATATGTCCCCCACTGAGCTGCGCAGCAGCATTAAGGTGGCCATATACAGGCTGATTAAGCAGTGTATTTTGCTGCCACAGGTGCAGCTGAAGACCCATGGGATTCTGGGATTGCAGCACCTTGGGAAGGACCCTGTGGTGAAGTGTGATGGCGTTTGCTTCAATGTGTTGGTGACTGTGACTCATGCAAATCAACGCCTGTGTGACACCCCTCCGGAGCTCCATGGAGAGGATTTCCAGTGGTTGAGAGTTGAAGAGGGGACTCTGAAGAGTGCCCTTCTGCAGCGGCTCAGCACTTTTGCTGTTGTCCCCATTTACAGTTAA
- the NUDT18 gene encoding 8-oxo-dGDP phosphatase NUDT18 isoform X1: MDAGQLETELQAVLDGHGLPVPDTYDAAPESLEPVVLRKNVCYIVLGILLNEQGEVLMIQEAKRACYGKWYLPAGRMELGETILEALKREVKEETGLECEPGTLLVVEERGPCWIRFTFLAEPKGALGGFLKAAQDADAESLQAKWWDRESPLPLRGKDILPLIDVAVRYRANPWHPITLPKEMPCSVISQRVVATFVNSSKDLWVLQNTVGKPHLPVTVCNMSPTELRSSIKVAIYRLIKQCILLPQVQLKTHGILGLQHLGKDPVVKCDGVCFNVLVTVTHANQRLCDTPPELHGEDFQWLRVEEGTLKSALLQRLSTFAVVPIYS; this comes from the exons ATGGATGCCGGGCAGCTGGAAACAGAGCTGCAGGCGGTGTTGGACGGACACGGGCTGCCGGTGCCTGACACGTATGATGCGGCTCCGGAGTCGCTGGAGCCCGTGGTGCTGCGGAAGAACGTCTGCTACATTGTGCTGGGCATCCTGCTGAACGAGCAG GGAGAAGTGCTGATGATACAGGAAGCCAAGCGTGCCTGTTACGGGAAGTGGTACCTGCCTGCTGGCAGAATGGAGCTTGGCGAGACCATCTTGGAAGCCCTGAAGAGAGAGGTGAAGGAGGAGACTGGGCTGGAGTGTGAGCCTGGGACGCTGCTGGTCGTTGAGGAGCGAGGGCCCTGCTGGATCCGCTTCACCTTCCTGGCAGAGCCCAAAGGTGCTCTAG GTGGTTTCCTGAAGGCGGCTCAGGATGCTGATGCTGAATCTCTGCAAGCCAAATGGTGGGACCGTGAATCTCCACTCCCTCTGAGAGGCAAGGACATTCTCCCCCTCATTGATGTTGCTGTGCGCTACCGGGCCAACCCCTGGCACCCTATCACCCTGCCAAAGGAAATGCCTTGTTCGGTGATCAGTCAGCGAGTTGTAGCGACATTTGTCAACAGCAGCAAAGACTTGTGGGTTTTGCAGAACACGGTGGGGAAACCCCACCTGCCTGTAACAGTGTGTAATATGTCCCCCACTGAGCTGCGCAGCAGCATTAAGGTGGCCATATACAGGCTGATTAAGCAGTGTATTTTGCTGCCACAGGTGCAGCTGAAGACCCATGGGATTCTGGGATTGCAGCACCTTGGGAAGGACCCTGTGGTGAAGTGTGATGGCGTTTGCTTCAATGTGTTGGTGACTGTGACTCATGCAAATCAACGCCTGTGTGACACCCCTCCGGAGCTCCATGGAGAGGATTTCCAGTGGTTGAGAGTTGAAGAGGGGACTCTGAAGAGTGCCCTTCTGCAGCGGCTCAGCACTTTTGCTGTTGTCCCCATTTACAGTTAA